A stretch of Komagataella phaffii GS115 chromosome 2, complete sequence DNA encodes these proteins:
- a CDS encoding Peroxisomal 2,4-dienoyl-CoA reductase, auxiliary enzyme of fatty acid beta-oxidation, with the protein MSLSLDNIVPSFRLDGSVSIVTGGSGGLASVITKALLAQGSEIAVVDLNLERTKEAAELLIEWGKENLAKANGGSVPRVTYWACNVADAANVEEVFTNVNKEHGKLAEYLVHCAGYCENFPAHEYPARNAESLVQVNLLGSLYVSQSFARPLIKSGHRNGSIVLVGSMSGTIVNDPQPQVAYNMSKAGVIHLARSLACEWAPYNIRVNTLSPGYILTPLTRNVISGHTEMKDSWESKVPMKRLAEPNEFVGSVLYLLSKTGSSYTTGHNLVVDGGYECW; encoded by the coding sequence ATGTCGTTATCGTTAGACAACATAGTTCCAAGCTTCAGATTGGACGGATCAGTCAGTATTGTCACTGGTGGTTCCGGAGGGCTGGCTTCTGTGATCACCAAAGCCCTTTTGGCACAAGGTTCCGAAATTGCTGTCGTTGATCTCAACTTGGAACGTACAAAGGAGGCAGCCGAGCTCCTGATCGAGTGGGGAAAGGAAAACCTCGCCAAGGCCAATGGAGGCTCTGTACCTAGAGTGACTTACTGGGCCTGTAACGTTGCCGACGCTGCCAATGTCGAGGAGGTATTCACCAATGTCAACAAGGAACATGGTAAGTTGGCTGAATACTTAGTACATTGCGCCGGATACTGCGAGAATTTTCCGGCTCATGAGTACCCTGCCCGAAATGCAGAAAGCTTGGTACAGGTCAATTTGCTGGGGTCACTATATGTTTCCCAGTCATTTGCCCGTCCTTTAATTAAATCCGGCCACAGAAACGGATCCATCGTGCTAGTTGGATCCATGTCCGGGACTATTGTTAACGACCCACAACCTCAAGTCGCATACAATATGTCTAAGGCTGGTGTCATTCACCTGGCAAGATCACTTGCTTGCGAATGGGCTCCTTACAACATCAGAGTTAACACACTGTCTCCAGGATACATCCTGACACCTTTGACCAGAAACGTCATTTCAGGTCATACTGAAATGAAGGATTCTTGGGAATCAAAAGTACCTATGAAGAGGCTAGCTGAACCTAACGAATTCGTGGGCTCAGTTCTCTACCTCCTTTCGAAGACTGGCTCTTCTTACACCACAGGACATAACCTGGTGGTCGATGGTGGTTACGAATGCTGGTAA